A single region of the Marinobacter salinisoli genome encodes:
- the lpxB gene encoding lipid-A-disaccharide synthase gives MSETALQAGVVSTRNITFGIVAGEASGDILGAGLIRSLRIRYPHARFVGIGGDEMIAEGFHSLVPMERLSVMGLVEVLGRIRELFDIRARLFDYFFATPPDVVIGIDSPDFTLTVERRCREAGIPTVHYVSPSVWAWRQKRIFKIAKSVDLMLTLFPFEARFYQEHQVPVAFVGHPLADRIPMTPETGKARRDLGLDEKAPLLAVLPGSRAGEIERLGTLFLEAARWIQTRRPDVQLVIPCVNSERERQVRELVETLDVKLPVTIVRGRSRDVMAASDVVLLASGTATLEAMLLKKPMVVGYRLSNFSYKLLSRLVKVPYVALPNLLARQELVPELLQDNATPESLGGAVLERLENDSERQRLVDAFSELHETLRQDADEKAATAISGLLESR, from the coding sequence GTGTCAGAAACTGCGTTACAGGCGGGTGTTGTCAGCACCCGCAACATTACCTTTGGCATAGTGGCCGGTGAGGCGTCCGGTGACATACTGGGTGCCGGCCTGATTCGTTCCCTTCGTATCCGTTACCCACACGCCCGTTTTGTCGGTATCGGTGGCGACGAGATGATTGCCGAAGGCTTTCACTCCCTGGTGCCCATGGAGCGGCTATCCGTGATGGGGCTGGTCGAGGTGCTGGGCAGAATTCGCGAACTGTTCGACATCCGTGCCCGGTTGTTTGACTACTTCTTCGCCACGCCTCCTGATGTGGTCATTGGTATCGACTCCCCTGATTTTACGCTCACCGTGGAACGTCGTTGTCGTGAAGCGGGAATTCCCACCGTTCACTACGTCAGTCCATCGGTCTGGGCGTGGCGGCAGAAGCGTATTTTCAAAATCGCCAAGTCGGTTGACCTGATGCTGACACTCTTTCCGTTTGAAGCCCGTTTTTACCAGGAGCATCAGGTGCCCGTTGCTTTTGTGGGGCATCCTTTGGCAGATCGTATTCCGATGACTCCTGAAACCGGTAAGGCTCGCCGGGATTTGGGCCTGGACGAAAAGGCACCTCTGCTGGCGGTGTTGCCAGGCAGCCGGGCCGGAGAAATCGAGCGACTGGGGACACTGTTTCTGGAAGCGGCCCGGTGGATCCAGACGCGGCGTCCGGATGTTCAGCTGGTGATTCCCTGCGTCAATAGTGAGCGGGAAAGGCAGGTCCGTGAGTTGGTCGAAACGCTGGACGTAAAACTTCCGGTGACCATTGTCCGTGGCCGGTCCCGGGATGTGATGGCCGCTTCGGATGTTGTGCTGTTGGCCTCCGGGACGGCCACGCTGGAGGCCATGCTGCTAAAGAAGCCGATGGTAGTGGGTTACCGGCTGAGTAACTTCAGCTACAAATTATTGTCCCGTTTGGTGAAAGTACCTTATGTCGCTCTGCCAAACCTGCTCGCTCGCCAGGAGTTGGTCCCCGAGTTGCTGCAGGATAATGCCACGCCTGAAAGCCTGGGCGGCGCGGTCCTGGAGCGACTGGAAAATGACAGCGAGAGACAGCGGCTGGTGGATGCCTTTTCTGAGTTGCATGAGACCCTCAGGCAAGACGCAGATGAAAAGGCAGCCACGGCGATATCCGGTCTGCTGGAGAGTCGATAG
- the rnhB gene encoding ribonuclease HII — protein sequence MAGKKALPPFECAYQGHLLAGVDEVGRGPLIGAVVTAAVILDPDKPIAGLADSKKLTEKKRLALFDEIIENAMAWSLGRCEAHEIDRFNIYQATMIAMERAVAGLSVEPEYVLVDGNRCPKWRWRSEPVVKGDSRVAAISAASILAKVVRDREMEALDLEFPGYGLAKHKGYPTPVHLEALMRLGATPEHRKSFRPVREAIDQAGYWKAQPDENADGEEYLHFSVDLFENRD from the coding sequence ATGGCTGGCAAAAAAGCGTTGCCTCCATTTGAGTGCGCCTATCAGGGGCACCTCCTGGCTGGAGTCGATGAGGTTGGGCGAGGGCCGCTGATCGGTGCGGTGGTCACTGCGGCGGTGATTCTCGATCCGGACAAGCCCATCGCCGGATTGGCCGATTCCAAAAAACTCACTGAAAAAAAACGCCTGGCCCTGTTCGATGAAATCATCGAGAACGCCATGGCCTGGAGTCTGGGCCGCTGTGAAGCCCATGAAATTGACCGGTTCAATATCTACCAGGCCACGATGATTGCCATGGAGCGCGCGGTGGCCGGCCTGAGTGTAGAGCCGGAGTATGTGCTGGTGGACGGAAACCGGTGCCCGAAATGGCGCTGGCGGTCAGAGCCGGTGGTAAAAGGCGATAGCCGGGTAGCGGCGATCAGTGCGGCATCCATTCTGGCCAAGGTCGTGCGGGATCGCGAAATGGAAGCCCTGGACTTGGAGTTTCCCGGTTACGGCCTGGCAAAGCACAAGGGCTACCCAACTCCGGTGCACCTGGAAGCGCTGATGAGGCTGGGCGCCACGCCTGAGCACCGCAAATCATTTCGCCCGGTACGGGAAGCCATTGATCAGGCAGGTTACTGGAAGGCGCAACCGGACGAAAATGCTGACGGCGAAGAGTATCTTCATTTTTCGGTCGATCTATTTGAAAATAGAGATTGA
- a CDS encoding PA14 domain-containing protein, whose translation MAKTQTVLILAVVVSFLAGCSSVAIDLQDLPPTAVVPSTSEPGVVELRYYDNISGSSVSDLTGSAAFPDNPDVVTSLTSLQTGTSRGDNYGAWVRGFIVPQVTGDYRFFVSGDDQAQLLLSPTDQPDQAAVIASVTGSTLPNEYGKYSAQTSAYQRLSEGQPYYFEIRFKEGGGNDHFSVAWEGPGVAQQVIGADYLYSWAQSGFGNGETTQEAYSLGYRVGYTDGSENLAFNQLYPPLDGDGDGLYDNWEVANGLDPNNPNDSNNDPDGDLISAADEFLIGTRENNPDTDNDGITDGYEYAAGLDPLDSADASLDLDNDGYSNLEEYQAGTSVVDPDSSPAPQESMVAGFIGQYFDGMNFERFVGYREDSNIQFDWSGGTPHPDLASDRFSVRWSGTFTAPHSSGARSYQFDARYDDGVRMSLNGQTVVNDWRNGGTRTTGGALTLQPQETVNISLEFYENGGKAVAMLMITDTASGASVAADRTVTALSPDADSTQDTDVDGIPDTWELRYGLNAFSDDASAVNNNSGVTNIEAYNSGLHPFTLATVSVVGAGGGGDGDGSSTVDPEPSTGTAIVSWTAPTTRVDGSSIALSEIKSYVINYGTNETALDQSVTVPGDQTSVTIDGLSTGTWYFTVQTEDMNGLLSPASEVVATTYN comes from the coding sequence ATGGCAAAGACCCAAACGGTTCTAATTCTGGCTGTGGTGGTTTCCTTTCTCGCTGGCTGCTCCTCAGTAGCCATAGATCTGCAGGATCTGCCGCCTACCGCCGTGGTACCTTCAACCAGTGAGCCGGGCGTTGTCGAACTGCGTTACTACGACAATATCAGTGGCTCCAGCGTGTCCGACCTGACGGGCAGCGCCGCGTTTCCGGACAACCCGGACGTGGTCACGTCCCTCACATCACTGCAAACCGGGACATCCCGGGGCGACAACTATGGCGCCTGGGTTCGGGGCTTCATTGTCCCGCAGGTAACGGGTGACTACCGCTTTTTCGTCAGTGGCGACGACCAAGCCCAGCTCCTCCTGAGCCCCACCGATCAACCCGACCAGGCTGCAGTAATCGCGTCAGTGACCGGGAGCACACTCCCCAACGAGTACGGAAAATACAGCGCCCAGACCTCCGCTTACCAGAGACTCAGCGAAGGGCAGCCCTACTATTTCGAAATTCGCTTCAAAGAAGGCGGAGGTAATGATCATTTCAGCGTTGCCTGGGAAGGACCGGGCGTGGCACAGCAGGTGATCGGCGCGGACTACCTGTACAGCTGGGCCCAATCCGGCTTTGGCAACGGCGAGACCACGCAGGAGGCATACTCACTGGGTTACCGCGTCGGGTACACCGACGGCAGCGAAAACCTTGCATTTAATCAGCTTTACCCGCCTCTGGACGGGGACGGGGACGGGCTCTATGACAACTGGGAGGTCGCCAATGGCCTGGATCCAAACAACCCGAACGACAGCAACAACGATCCTGACGGCGACCTAATCTCTGCGGCGGACGAATTCCTGATCGGAACCCGGGAAAACAATCCCGACACGGACAACGACGGCATTACCGACGGCTATGAATACGCTGCCGGGCTCGACCCGCTGGATTCCGCGGATGCCAGCCTCGATTTGGATAACGACGGTTACTCCAACCTTGAGGAATACCAGGCCGGCACCTCTGTGGTTGATCCGGACAGCTCCCCAGCGCCACAGGAATCCATGGTTGCCGGGTTTATTGGCCAGTACTTCGATGGCATGAACTTCGAGCGGTTTGTTGGTTACCGCGAAGACAGCAACATACAGTTTGACTGGTCTGGTGGCACACCACACCCAGACCTTGCGTCAGACAGGTTCAGCGTACGCTGGAGTGGCACCTTCACAGCCCCCCACAGCAGTGGAGCGCGAAGCTATCAATTCGACGCTCGCTATGACGATGGTGTTCGCATGTCACTGAACGGCCAAACCGTCGTGAATGACTGGAGAAATGGAGGAACCAGGACAACCGGCGGCGCCCTGACGCTGCAGCCACAAGAGACCGTGAACATCTCCCTGGAATTTTATGAGAACGGCGGGAAAGCGGTTGCCATGCTTATGATTACCGATACCGCCTCCGGAGCGTCGGTGGCCGCTGACCGCACGGTGACCGCACTCAGCCCGGATGCCGACTCCACACAAGACACTGACGTAGACGGGATTCCAGATACCTGGGAGCTTAGGTACGGCCTCAACGCCTTCAGTGACGATGCCAGTGCCGTCAATAACAACAGTGGTGTTACCAACATAGAAGCCTATAACTCCGGCCTTCACCCCTTCACGCTGGCAACGGTGTCCGTTGTTGGCGCGGGCGGGGGCGGTGATGGCGATGGCTCGTCTACGGTTGATCCTGAACCTTCCACCGGAACCGCTATCGTAAGCTGGACAGCGCCCACCACCCGCGTTGATGGCAGCTCCATTGCCTTAAGCGAAATCAAATCCTACGTAATTAACTACGGGACAAACGAAACCGCCCTTGACCAGTCCGTTACCGTCCCGGGAGATCAAACTTCCGTAACGATCGATGGCCTGAGTACCGGCACCTGGTATTTCACCGTGCAGACAGAGGACATGAACGGACTACTCAGCCCGGCATCGGAAGTGGTGGCAACAACATACAACTAG
- a CDS encoding CHASE2 domain-containing protein — protein sequence MNRDWLHIKTTPWTLALILLSCTLLLELSSLPRHLDYWLYDQTITTFPGEPADDVAIVAIDELSLDRLGRWPWPRSNHAALIRSLTEAGAETIVFDILFPEPSPDDADLANAMEAHGNVILPVYLAPSESRQLLSEQLPARALANTAARIGHAHVELDSDGVARGLYLYNGLGQQLWPSLSLAAFAPEATPPNYEQAPAFMNIRDEYRAVPLAGGAGTVATYSYTRVLEQTTPAEAFRDKTVFVGATAAGFGDVLPTPFSGLSRPMSGVEFHASTFSALAQNQLVEPAPRWLSSVITLCVILGLALSLPRMRPSHTLFTCLLSTAVLFVAFVLALQIGRIWVPVIDAALIALLALPISSGFRLSQTNRFLNRQLDNLAQSPYVTMPDHGTYHPRLLLEHIQELFEPEGWILCDGAHCLTSRFLSPQDVPSDLTPRQWDHRLNDSWLKLEQGDKTFVLGLQLSNDLQGQAIQRYLNHLRLEIPDSIQQARSPKENISARIQKVRFATERLNQMQQFIRRSFEHMPDGIIVTDELGVIRFANRHIEHWFREPMPSLNGLPLPRLLEGYDPRESPRWNEIIAETLTLQQSRTIDLQIHGKDFLIHIAPFSLPDNEQSGLIANISDISELREQQRQHREAVDFISHDVRSPLVSQLALIEQLKRDPANIAPQQLEQLGRLARRSYNLAEEFVQLARAEQLTETRFYECELLAIAENARDSVIEQAVEKGIDLQLQGTEDLWLKGNPELLERALINLLTNAVQYSPSGSEVDIQVYQAGHQAVVTISDEGSGIDPEELPHLFDRYRRQRRTELSGVQGTGLGLSFVKTVVEKHFGTIAVASIPDQGSTFTLKLPILDPLP from the coding sequence ATGAACCGGGACTGGCTGCACATAAAAACAACGCCGTGGACTCTGGCCCTGATTCTGCTGTCATGCACTCTGCTGCTTGAGCTTTCCAGCCTGCCCAGACACCTGGATTACTGGCTCTACGATCAAACCATCACCACCTTTCCCGGCGAACCGGCTGACGATGTAGCCATCGTGGCGATCGACGAGTTGAGCCTGGACCGGCTGGGCCGCTGGCCCTGGCCCCGTTCCAATCACGCCGCACTGATTCGCAGCCTCACGGAAGCCGGCGCCGAAACCATAGTTTTTGACATCCTGTTTCCAGAACCATCGCCGGATGACGCAGACCTGGCGAACGCCATGGAAGCGCACGGCAACGTCATTCTGCCCGTTTACCTGGCGCCTTCGGAATCCCGCCAGTTGCTTAGCGAGCAACTCCCTGCCCGCGCGCTAGCAAACACGGCCGCCCGTATCGGACATGCCCATGTCGAACTGGACAGTGACGGCGTCGCCCGCGGGCTGTATCTGTACAACGGACTCGGCCAGCAGCTCTGGCCGAGCCTCAGCCTCGCCGCCTTCGCCCCTGAGGCCACGCCGCCCAATTACGAACAGGCGCCGGCATTTATGAACATTCGAGACGAATACCGGGCAGTACCCCTGGCTGGGGGAGCGGGAACCGTAGCAACCTACTCCTACACCCGCGTTCTGGAGCAAACCACGCCTGCCGAGGCGTTTCGGGACAAGACGGTATTTGTCGGCGCGACGGCGGCAGGATTCGGTGACGTTTTGCCAACACCGTTTTCCGGCTTGAGCCGCCCCATGTCGGGCGTGGAATTTCACGCCAGTACCTTTTCAGCGCTCGCACAAAACCAGCTGGTTGAGCCAGCCCCCCGATGGTTATCTTCAGTGATCACCCTATGCGTCATTCTGGGCCTGGCGCTGAGCCTTCCCCGCATGCGCCCATCACACACCCTGTTTACCTGCCTGCTCAGTACTGCGGTGCTGTTTGTAGCCTTTGTTTTGGCGCTGCAGATCGGGCGAATCTGGGTGCCGGTCATTGATGCCGCTTTGATAGCGCTGCTGGCTCTGCCTATTTCCAGTGGATTCCGACTATCCCAGACCAACCGGTTTCTCAACCGTCAACTCGATAACCTGGCGCAAAGCCCCTATGTGACCATGCCGGATCACGGCACATACCACCCACGCCTGCTGCTGGAACACATTCAGGAGCTGTTTGAGCCAGAAGGCTGGATCCTGTGTGACGGAGCTCACTGTCTGACTTCGCGCTTTCTCAGCCCACAGGATGTGCCATCCGACCTTACCCCCCGGCAATGGGATCACAGGCTCAATGACAGCTGGCTGAAGCTCGAACAGGGCGACAAGACCTTTGTCCTTGGACTTCAACTCTCCAACGATCTTCAGGGCCAGGCTATTCAGCGTTACCTCAACCACCTCCGGCTGGAAATTCCGGACTCCATACAACAGGCCCGCAGTCCGAAAGAAAACATCTCGGCCCGCATTCAGAAAGTGCGCTTCGCCACCGAACGACTGAACCAGATGCAACAGTTCATCCGGCGCAGCTTCGAGCACATGCCTGACGGCATCATCGTGACCGACGAACTGGGCGTGATCCGTTTCGCCAACCGGCATATTGAACACTGGTTCCGGGAGCCCATGCCGAGCCTTAACGGCCTACCTTTGCCACGCTTGCTGGAAGGCTACGACCCCAGGGAATCGCCGCGCTGGAACGAGATCATTGCCGAAACGCTCACGCTTCAACAGAGCCGGACCATTGACCTGCAAATCCATGGCAAGGATTTCCTCATTCATATCGCCCCCTTCTCGCTGCCAGACAACGAGCAGTCGGGCCTCATCGCCAATATCTCTGACATCTCGGAGCTGAGGGAGCAGCAACGTCAGCACCGGGAAGCGGTGGACTTCATCTCCCACGATGTTCGCTCACCTCTGGTATCCCAACTGGCGCTGATTGAACAGCTCAAGCGCGATCCGGCCAACATTGCCCCGCAACAGCTGGAGCAACTGGGCCGACTGGCGCGGCGGAGTTACAACCTGGCCGAAGAATTCGTGCAGCTGGCCCGCGCAGAACAGTTAACGGAAACCCGTTTTTACGAATGCGAATTGCTCGCTATCGCAGAGAACGCCCGGGACAGCGTGATTGAACAAGCGGTGGAAAAAGGCATCGATCTTCAGCTGCAGGGCACCGAGGACCTGTGGCTGAAAGGTAATCCGGAGCTGCTGGAAAGGGCCCTGATCAACCTGCTCACCAATGCTGTGCAATACAGCCCGAGCGGCTCGGAGGTGGATATTCAGGTGTATCAGGCGGGGCATCAGGCCGTGGTCACCATCAGCGATGAAGGCAGCGGCATTGACCCCGAGGAACTGCCCCACCTGTTCGACCGCTACCGCCGTCAACGGCGAACCGAGCTGTCCGGGGTGCAGGGAACGGGCCTGGGCCTGTCGTTTGTAAAAACCGTTGTAGAGAAGCACTTCGGCACCATCGCGGTAGCCTCAATACCAGACCAGGGCTCCACCTTCACCCTGAAACTCCCGATCCTCGACCCGCTTCCCTGA
- a CDS encoding FecR domain-containing protein — protein sequence MANNGVTQLLRTLGAPLLLMTALGAQAELSITHGSEPSRAGQPTATTSDWIYTLRSGDTFNQVASELLTANVSANRLRQYNNLADDTPLAEGDRLRIPLSWLKRQPEPARISSVSGMVQVISGADGRKQPVTRDTLIRVGDEILSGNGSATVRLADGSEIRISPDSRLTFNRLTQFGKSGMVDTRLRLNRGEIHTRVKPVMEGGARFEIETPSAVAAVRGTVFALQTSGEATSLQVTHGAVDFGKPGLTQRIPAGYGAAVSTGGTSGMSIRRLPPAPEIQPLPTKLTQLPTTLKWVDNQAPSYQLDIFDAENGRWVESRQVRENQHKLSLLDNGKYDVHVAAVGYDGVAGMPAVTRIDIDLQAQVANLVAPADGAAANDDMPEFQWSLNGKNELARVEIAEDESFNNLITTSEWAPENAALPSRPLGPGHYYWRVVTEAGGNSVAISKPRKLTVNGSLPPARIISVNYLDSQVRVFWERVATANQYLLQLSEEPDFDNVIKEATLADTSAALRLIPGRRYFVRLKALSEGPLTSRWGPGRELYLE from the coding sequence ATGGCTAATAACGGTGTGACCCAGCTTCTTCGAACCCTTGGCGCGCCACTGCTTCTGATGACGGCTCTCGGGGCACAGGCAGAGCTGTCCATCACCCACGGGTCGGAGCCATCGCGAGCTGGCCAGCCAACTGCCACCACCTCGGACTGGATTTACACCCTGCGCTCTGGCGACACTTTCAACCAGGTCGCCAGCGAATTACTCACCGCGAACGTAAGCGCAAACCGACTCCGGCAATACAATAACCTTGCAGACGATACCCCTCTTGCCGAGGGCGACCGGCTGCGAATTCCGCTGTCCTGGCTCAAACGCCAACCGGAACCGGCGCGCATCAGCAGCGTGTCTGGCATGGTTCAGGTAATCTCCGGCGCAGACGGGCGTAAACAGCCAGTGACCCGCGATACCCTTATCCGGGTTGGTGACGAAATACTGTCCGGCAACGGCAGTGCAACCGTTCGTCTGGCAGACGGGTCCGAGATCCGGATCTCGCCGGATTCACGCCTGACCTTCAACCGCCTGACTCAGTTCGGCAAGTCCGGCATGGTGGATACCCGGTTGCGTCTGAATCGTGGCGAAATCCACACCCGGGTGAAGCCGGTGATGGAGGGCGGTGCCCGGTTTGAAATCGAGACCCCTTCAGCGGTGGCCGCCGTACGGGGAACCGTATTCGCACTGCAAACCTCCGGTGAGGCCACCAGCCTCCAGGTGACGCACGGTGCCGTCGATTTCGGCAAGCCCGGACTGACCCAGCGCATTCCTGCCGGCTACGGCGCTGCGGTCTCCACTGGTGGCACCTCGGGCATGAGCATCCGCCGCCTGCCCCCGGCCCCGGAAATCCAGCCGCTACCGACCAAGCTCACCCAACTGCCGACGACCCTGAAATGGGTCGATAATCAGGCCCCCAGCTATCAGCTCGATATCTTTGATGCCGAAAACGGACGCTGGGTAGAAAGCAGACAAGTGAGAGAAAACCAGCACAAGCTCAGTCTGCTGGATAACGGCAAGTATGACGTGCATGTGGCCGCCGTTGGCTATGACGGTGTGGCAGGCATGCCAGCGGTGACCAGGATCGACATCGACCTGCAGGCCCAGGTTGCCAACCTGGTGGCGCCGGCCGACGGCGCCGCTGCCAACGACGACATGCCGGAATTCCAGTGGTCACTGAACGGCAAGAACGAATTGGCCCGGGTAGAAATCGCCGAGGACGAAAGCTTCAACAACCTCATCACCACCAGTGAGTGGGCGCCCGAAAACGCGGCCCTGCCCTCTCGCCCGCTGGGTCCCGGCCACTATTATTGGCGCGTGGTTACCGAAGCCGGCGGCAACTCGGTCGCAATCAGCAAGCCCCGAAAACTGACGGTTAATGGCAGTCTGCCACCGGCGCGCATCATCAGCGTGAACTACCTGGACAGCCAGGTCAGGGTGTTCTGGGAGCGCGTGGCCACCGCAAACCAGTACCTGCTGCAATTGTCCGAAGAACCGGACTTCGACAACGTAATCAAGGAAGCCACTCTGGCAGATACGTCCGCGGCCTTGCGCCTCATTCCCGGTAGACGGTATTTTGTGCGGCTGAAAGCTCTTTCTGAGGGCCCCCTCACCAGCCGCTGGGGACCAGGTAGGGAGCTCTACCTGGAATAA
- a CDS encoding response regulator transcription factor, producing the protein MRIALLEDEYEQAQRVQTILCERGHHCDTFPTGQGFLSAVLHRSYDLLILDWQIPDMTGIDVLASVRAQLNWQIPVVFLTQRDSEQDIVRALDAGADDFLAKPARAAELVARINALARRSNPDAEKEVLRYGPFEVNTQQRSIILHGEELTLTDKDFDLTLFLFQNQGRLLTREMLLERVWGLARDINTRTVDTHMSRLRRRLGLNPENGFRIKTIYQRGYRLEAIEATDSGSVVETLNPDRAANG; encoded by the coding sequence ATGCGAATCGCCCTGCTTGAAGATGAATACGAGCAAGCACAGCGCGTGCAAACGATCCTCTGTGAACGCGGGCATCACTGCGACACCTTTCCGACCGGCCAGGGATTTCTGAGCGCCGTACTGCATCGCAGCTATGACCTTTTGATTCTCGACTGGCAGATACCGGACATGACCGGCATTGATGTGCTGGCCAGTGTCCGGGCCCAACTGAACTGGCAGATTCCGGTGGTTTTTCTGACCCAGCGAGACAGCGAACAAGACATCGTCCGGGCACTCGATGCCGGCGCCGATGACTTTCTTGCCAAACCGGCACGGGCGGCCGAACTGGTCGCCCGAATCAACGCCCTGGCGCGCCGCAGCAACCCGGATGCAGAAAAAGAAGTGCTCCGGTACGGCCCCTTCGAGGTCAACACCCAGCAACGCTCGATTATTCTGCATGGCGAAGAACTGACGCTGACCGACAAAGACTTTGACCTGACCCTGTTCCTGTTCCAGAACCAGGGTCGGCTCCTGACCCGCGAAATGCTGCTGGAGCGGGTATGGGGGCTGGCGAGGGACATCAACACCCGCACCGTCGACACCCACATGAGCCGTCTGCGCCGGCGCCTCGGGCTGAATCCCGAGAATGGCTTCCGGATCAAGACGATCTATCAGCGCGGGTACCGGCTCGAGGCCATAGAGGCCACAGATTCGGGATCGGTCGTTGAAACACTCAATCCAGACCGGGCGGCTAATGGCTAA
- a CDS encoding DNA topoisomerase III: MQLYIAEKPSLGRAIAAALPGPYHKGQGWIRCGQGESATVVSWCIGHLLEPAEPANYNPAWKKWRREDLPLFPEQWETSPKDGVRQQLKVLESLVEKAQTIVHAGDPDREGQLLVDEVLRYFGTNVPVQRVLINDLTPAAVAKAIQSPRDNREFRRLSHSALARQRADWLYGINLTRFYTLSYQQQGEKEVYSVGRVQTPVLGLVVERDNTIENFEPKPYFRVEAVFTAQDEDADQSPFKATWLPDESLGDHLDDDNRLLDRAVAEQIASSVQGRPGSITEARFRDRPEAPPLPLSLSALQIEAGRLFRMGAKAVLDTAQALYERHQLITYPRSDCRHLPEGHYEQREKVVRAIGRVQPDLADACDQANLNRRTAAWNDKNVDAHHAIIPTSRPSPNGKLTPAEENIYGLISRYYLMQFAEDAVHREGKLTVKVGEHRFRATETAILTPGWKFLELKLRESRSEAPKAPLPRLATGDPVLCNDTSIAERKTQPPQHFTDATLLSAMTNIARFVTDTELRKTLRETDGLGTEATRAAIIDTLFKRNYLYRESRFIRATDKGKALIEALPDSVSKPDRTAVWEATLESIRQGEADPRAFLDTLKDEIRGFIDHLSPAPADSTEAPQHVHCPKCRAPMTERDGKFGRFFACTRYPECKGTRPLEDATPQDGTSQAPIPCPHCFAPLVRRKGKKGWFWGCSSFPGCRHTVDDVDGQPATRLRNST, from the coding sequence ATGCAGCTTTATATTGCCGAAAAACCCAGTCTTGGTCGCGCCATCGCTGCCGCCCTGCCCGGCCCCTATCACAAGGGCCAGGGATGGATCCGATGCGGTCAGGGGGAAAGTGCCACCGTTGTCAGCTGGTGTATTGGACACCTGCTGGAGCCGGCAGAACCGGCCAACTACAACCCAGCGTGGAAGAAATGGAGGCGGGAAGACCTGCCGTTGTTTCCCGAGCAGTGGGAGACATCGCCAAAGGACGGAGTACGCCAGCAGCTGAAGGTGCTTGAGTCGCTGGTTGAAAAAGCTCAAACCATTGTTCACGCCGGAGACCCGGACCGGGAAGGGCAACTTCTGGTCGATGAAGTGCTGCGATACTTTGGCACCAACGTGCCAGTGCAACGAGTACTGATCAACGACCTCACGCCCGCAGCCGTGGCCAAGGCCATCCAGAGCCCCCGGGATAACCGTGAATTTCGCAGACTGTCCCACTCCGCCCTCGCCCGGCAACGAGCCGACTGGCTGTACGGAATCAACCTGACCCGATTTTATACCCTGAGCTATCAGCAACAGGGCGAAAAGGAAGTCTATTCGGTGGGGCGGGTGCAAACCCCGGTTCTCGGCCTGGTGGTTGAGCGGGACAACACCATTGAGAACTTCGAGCCGAAACCCTACTTCCGAGTTGAGGCTGTCTTTACCGCGCAGGACGAGGACGCGGATCAAAGCCCCTTCAAAGCCACCTGGTTGCCGGACGAGTCGCTCGGGGATCACCTGGATGACGACAACCGGCTTCTGGACCGTGCCGTTGCGGAGCAGATTGCCAGCAGTGTGCAAGGGCGCCCCGGCAGCATCACCGAAGCCCGATTCCGGGACCGCCCCGAAGCGCCGCCTCTGCCGTTGTCGTTGTCAGCACTTCAAATTGAAGCCGGGCGGCTGTTCCGCATGGGCGCAAAAGCGGTACTGGATACCGCCCAGGCACTCTACGAACGGCACCAGCTCATTACCTATCCGCGTTCCGATTGCCGGCACCTTCCCGAAGGTCACTATGAGCAACGGGAAAAGGTCGTGCGCGCCATCGGCCGAGTGCAGCCTGACCTCGCCGATGCCTGTGACCAGGCCAATCTCAACCGGCGAACCGCAGCGTGGAACGACAAGAATGTAGACGCTCACCATGCCATCATCCCGACCTCGCGCCCTTCGCCCAATGGCAAGCTCACGCCGGCAGAGGAAAACATATACGGGCTGATCAGTCGTTACTACCTGATGCAGTTCGCCGAAGACGCCGTTCACCGGGAGGGCAAACTCACGGTTAAGGTCGGTGAACATCGGTTCCGCGCAACGGAGACGGCCATCCTGACACCCGGATGGAAATTCCTGGAACTGAAGCTTCGGGAAAGCCGGAGCGAAGCACCAAAGGCACCGCTGCCTCGCCTCGCTACCGGTGACCCAGTCCTGTGCAATGACACATCGATTGCCGAACGCAAAACGCAGCCGCCCCAGCACTTCACGGACGCCACCTTGCTATCGGCGATGACCAATATCGCCCGATTCGTGACCGACACGGAATTGCGCAAAACCCTGCGGGAAACCGACGGTCTGGGCACCGAGGCCACCAGAGCGGCCATCATCGACACCCTGTTCAAGCGCAATTACCTCTACCGGGAAAGCCGTTTCATCCGTGCTACCGACAAAGGCAAAGCACTCATCGAGGCCTTGCCGGACTCGGTGAGCAAACCGGATCGAACCGCCGTATGGGAAGCCACGCTGGAGAGCATTCGCCAGGGCGAGGCAGATCCACGGGCGTTTCTGGATACACTGAAAGACGAAATCCGTGGTTTTATTGATCACCTGAGCCCGGCCCCGGCGGATTCAACCGAAGCCCCGCAGCACGTGCACTGCCCCAAGTGCCGCGCCCCGATGACCGAGCGGGATGGGAAATTCGGCCGCTTCTTCGCCTGTACACGTTACCCAGAATGCAAGGGAACCCGCCCGCTGGAAGACGCCACCCCGCAGGATGGAACCAGCCAGGCGCCGATTCCCTGCCCGCACTGTTTTGCCCCGCTGGTCAGGCGGAAGGGCAAAAAGGGTTGGTTCTGGGGCTGCAGCAGCTTTCCGGGCTGTCGCCATACGGTTGACGACGTCGACGGGCAACCTGCAACTCGTTTACGCAACTCTACATAA